DNA from Methylobacterium currus:
CAGGGCCGCTTCGGCGACCTCGACGCCATCGCGCGCGACCACGGCTTCGCGCAGGCCGACGGCGTCGTTCTCGATATCGGGGTCTCGTCGATGCAGCTCGACCAGGCGGAGCGGGGCTTCTCGTTCCGCCATGACGGCCCCCTCGACATGCGCATGGAGCGGGCGGGCGAGAGCGCCGCCGACCTCGTCAACGAGGCCTCCGAGGCGGCTTTGGCGGACGTCATCTATCATTACGGCGAGGAGCGCCGGGCCCGCGCCGTGGCCCGCGCCCTGATCGAGGCGCGCCGGCGCGGCCGCATCGAGACCACGGCGGCGCTCGCCGAGATCGTCGCGGGCGTCGTGCGGGCGGAGCCCGGCAGCGGCATCCACCCGGCGACCCGGACCTTCCAGGCCCTGCGCATCGCGGTGAACGACGAGCTCGGCGAGTTGCAGCGGGCGCTCCACGCCGCCGAGCATACCCTGCGGCCGGGCGGCCGCCTCGCGGTGGTCACCTTCCACTCGCTGGAGGACCGGATCGTGAAGCAGTTCTTCTCGGCCCGCAGCGGCCGGGCGGTCACCGCCTCGCGCCACCTGCCGATGGCGGCCCAGCCCGCCCCGCGCAGCTTCACCCTCGCCACCAAGGGCCCGGTCGCGGCCGGCGAGGCCGAGTGCCGGGCCAATCCCCGCGCCCGCTCGGCCAAGCTCCGCGCCGGCGAGCGCACCGACGCGCCCGCGCCGCCGCCGCTGACGGCGCTCGAGGCCCTCGCCTCCCTGCCCGAGACCCAGACCCGGGGAGGGCGCCGGTGATCCGCCTCCTGCACCTCGCGGCGATCGCCGGGCTGATCGCCTCGGCCATCTACGCCTACTCGATCAAGTACGACACGCTCTACCAGGCCGAGCAGGTCGCCAAGCTGAAGACCCGCCTGCGCAAGGAGCGCGACGCGATCGCGGTCCTGCGGGCCGAATGGCAATTGCTCACCCGGCCCGACCGGCTGCAGGGCGCCGTCGACAAGTACCTGCAGCTCGAGCCGATCGGCACCGCCCATCTCGGGCGCCTCGCCGACCTGCCGGCCAAGGCCGATCGCGGCGACGAGATCGCCCGCAAGCTCGAGGCCCTCGGCCTCGGCGCCACGGCGACGCCCGCCGCCAAGGAGCGCGCGCCCTCCACCACCGCCGCCCGCAGCGAGGAGCCCCGCACCACCGGCTCCACGTCCACCCCCACCCGCACCGTCACCCCGACGGCCAAGAGGTAGGCGCCGTGACCCAGGACCAGGATTTCCAGGCTCACGATCCCCAGGCTCACGACGCCCCAATCACCGAGGTCGGTGCGGCCGAGGTCGGTGCCGCCGACATCGATCCGGCGCGGACGCTCGTCGAGGAGCCCGCTCCGCCGGCGGCAGCCCGGCGCAGCCTCGCGGAGATGCTGCGCGGCGGCGTCGTGGCGATGTTCCGCCTCTCGGTGGAGCGCAGCGCCGCCCGCGTCGGCCTCGTCGGCCTCGTCTTCGGCGCGGTGTTCCTCGCCCTGATGGGCCGGCTCGTCAGCTTCGCCCTGCTGCCGGACGATCCGGGCACCGCCTCCGCCCGCCGGGCCGAGGCCGGCGGCACCACCCAGGTGCGGCCCGACATCATCGACCGCAACGGCGAGATCCTCGCCACCGACATCCGCACCGTCTCGGTCTTCGCCGAGCCGAAGAACATCTACGACAAGGACGAGGCGGTCGAGCTTCTCACCGCGGTCCTGCCGGAGATCAACGCCCGCGACCTGCGCGAGAAGCTCTCCACCAAGAAGGGCTTCGTCTGGGTCAAGCGCGAGATCACCCCGCGCCAGCAGGCCGAGGTGCACCGCCTCGGCATCCCGGGCGTCGGCTTCCTGGCCGACCACAAGCGGGTCTATCCGAACGGCACGGCGGCCGCCCACATCCTCGGCGTGACCAACCTCGACAATGTCGGCATCGCCGGCATCGAGAAGTATATCGACCGCCAGGGCCTGCGCGATCTCAACAGCCTCGGCTTCGTCGAGAAGTCGGCCGACATGGCGCCGGTCCAGCTCTCGATCGACCTGCGCGCCCAGCACGCGGTGCGCGACGAGCTGGCCTGGGGCATGGAGCATTACCGCGCCAAGGCGGCGGCCGGCCTGATCCTCGACGTGACCACCGGCGAGGTGATCGCGCTCGCCTCGCTGCCGGACTTCGATCCCAACGAGCCGAAGGACGCCCTCGATCCCGACCGGATCAACCGGATGAATGTCGGCGTCTACGAGATGGGTTCGACCTTCAAGGCGATGACCCTCGCCATGGCGCTCGATTCCGGGAAATTCAACGTCAACTCGACCTTCGACACCCGTGGCGGCGTGCTGCATTGGGGTCGGCAGAAGATCCACGAGTACCACGGCACCAACCGGGTCATCACGATGCCGGAGGTGTTCACCCACTCCTCCAACATCGGCTCGGCCAAGATGGCCCTCGGCATCGGCGTGCCCGGCCACAAGGCCTTCCTCAAGAAGATGGGCCTGCTCGACCGCCTGCGCACCGAATTGCCGGAGAGCGCCGAGCCGATCATCCCGCCGCGCTGGACCGAGATCAACACCATCACGATCGCGTTCGGCCACGGCCTCGCGGTGGCGCCGCTCCAGGCCTCCGCCGCGGTGGCGGCGATCGCCAATGGCGGCTTCCTGATGACGCCGACCTTCCTCAAGCGGGGCGAGGCCGAGGCGCGCGAGAAGGCGACGCAGGTGCTCTCGCCCCAGACCAGCGAGGCGATGCGCTACATCATGCGCCTCAACGCCACCGAGGGCTCGGCCAAGAAGGCGGCGATCCCCTACTACTATGTCGGCGGCAAGACCGGCACCGCCGAGAAGGTGATCCGCGGCCGCTACGTCAAGAACCGGCTGTTCACCACGTTCATGGCGGCGGCGCCGATGGACAAGCCGAAATACCTGTTCGTCACCATCATGGACGAGCCGCAGGCGGTGGCGGCGGAATCCGGCTCCTACGCCACGGCGGCCTGGAATTCCGGCGTCGTCACCGGGCGGGTGATCGCCCGCGTCGCCCCGATCCTCGGCCTGCCGCCGCAATTCGAGCCGCCGGTGAAGCCGTTCCCGCTGATGGTCAAGCTCGGCGCCTACCACGTCAACCAGCTGGACGGACGATGAGCCTCACCCTCGGCGACCTCTTCCCGGAGGCCGGTCCGGCGGCCGGCCTCCCCGTCACCGGCCTCACCGCCGACAGCCGCAAGGTCGAGCCCGGCTTCGTGTTCCTGGCCGTGCCCGGCACCGCCGCCGACGGGCGGCTCTTCGCCGCCAAGGCGGCGGCGGCCGGCGCAG
Protein-coding regions in this window:
- the rsmH gene encoding 16S rRNA (cytosine(1402)-N(4))-methyltransferase RsmH codes for the protein MGRRLGRVGVQVVTDAAPHIPVLLDEVLTALRLGAGPARVIDGTFGAGGYTKAILAADPRNRVLAIDRDPTAIAAGQALVEAEAGRLVLVQGRFGDLDAIARDHGFAQADGVVLDIGVSSMQLDQAERGFSFRHDGPLDMRMERAGESAADLVNEASEAALADVIYHYGEERRARAVARALIEARRRGRIETTAALAEIVAGVVRAEPGSGIHPATRTFQALRIAVNDELGELQRALHAAEHTLRPGGRLAVVTFHSLEDRIVKQFFSARSGRAVTASRHLPMAAQPAPRSFTLATKGPVAAGEAECRANPRARSAKLRAGERTDAPAPPPLTALEALASLPETQTRGGRR
- the ftsL gene encoding cell division protein FtsL; the protein is MIRLLHLAAIAGLIASAIYAYSIKYDTLYQAEQVAKLKTRLRKERDAIAVLRAEWQLLTRPDRLQGAVDKYLQLEPIGTAHLGRLADLPAKADRGDEIARKLEALGLGATATPAAKERAPSTTAARSEEPRTTGSTSTPTRTVTPTAKR
- a CDS encoding peptidoglycan D,D-transpeptidase FtsI family protein, producing the protein MLRGGVVAMFRLSVERSAARVGLVGLVFGAVFLALMGRLVSFALLPDDPGTASARRAEAGGTTQVRPDIIDRNGEILATDIRTVSVFAEPKNIYDKDEAVELLTAVLPEINARDLREKLSTKKGFVWVKREITPRQQAEVHRLGIPGVGFLADHKRVYPNGTAAAHILGVTNLDNVGIAGIEKYIDRQGLRDLNSLGFVEKSADMAPVQLSIDLRAQHAVRDELAWGMEHYRAKAAAGLILDVTTGEVIALASLPDFDPNEPKDALDPDRINRMNVGVYEMGSTFKAMTLAMALDSGKFNVNSTFDTRGGVLHWGRQKIHEYHGTNRVITMPEVFTHSSNIGSAKMALGIGVPGHKAFLKKMGLLDRLRTELPESAEPIIPPRWTEINTITIAFGHGLAVAPLQASAAVAAIANGGFLMTPTFLKRGEAEAREKATQVLSPQTSEAMRYIMRLNATEGSAKKAAIPYYYVGGKTGTAEKVIRGRYVKNRLFTTFMAAAPMDKPKYLFVTIMDEPQAVAAESGSYATAAWNSGVVTGRVIARVAPILGLPPQFEPPVKPFPLMVKLGAYHVNQLDGR